A single window of Colletotrichum higginsianum IMI 349063 chromosome 8, whole genome shotgun sequence DNA harbors:
- a CDS encoding glycosyl hydrolase family 18: MSNCGVIHEGHGVVGTVIEMPASCGPGKYAMAVSLEPSRNQSVPRRLENRADELADSPIFDLAKYELVRHTVNEQFRWNICDESVSCNIKGVDTTGYFIAWADLNVNIQSSALVTLIRNLQDLNSFEESHVLFRDTCRLKQMG, encoded by the coding sequence ATGAGCAACTGCGGCGTCATCCACGAGGGCCACGGAGTCGTAGGAACTGTCATCGAGATGCCTGCCAGCTGCGGTCCCGGGAAGTATGCCATGGCGGTATCTCTAGAGCCGTCCCGGAACCAGTCAGTTCCTCGCCGGCTGGAGAATCGGGCGGATGAGCTGGCTGACTCTCCGATtttcgacctcgccaagTACGAGCTGGTCAGGCACACGGTCAACGAGCAGTTCCGCTGGAACATCTGCGATGAGTCCGTGTCCTGCAACATCAAGGGCGTGGACACGACGGGCTACTTCATCGCGTGGGCGGACCTCAACGTCAACATCCAGTCGTCGGCCCTCGTGACGCTCATCAGAAACCTGCAGGACCTCAACTCCTTCGAAGAGTCCCACGTGCTGTTCCGCGACACATGCAGACTGAAACAAATGGGCTGA